CGCCGTCCGCGTCACGCTCATCCGCACCCTCCCCTTCCCGGCGTGAACGTCACCGGCAAGGAGGCGAAGCCCCGTACGTTGACCGAGTGCACGCGCACCATCCCCACCGGCTCGATCGCGAAGTCCGGGAAGCGCCGCTGCACCTCCTCGAGCGCCACGCGGCCCTCCAGACGCGCCAGCGATGCCCCGAGGCAGAAATGCGTGCCGTGGCCGAACGACAGCATCGCGCTCGTGTCGCGCGTCAGGTCGTAGCGGTCCGCATGCGGGAAGACGCGCTCGTCGCGATTCGCCGACCCGACCAGCAGCACGAGACGGTCGCCGTCGCGCAGGCGACGTCCGTGCAGCTCCACGTCGCCGGTCACGGTACGCGCGAGCGCTTGCGTCGAGCCGTCGTAGCGCAACGTCTCCTCGACCCAACGTGGGATCATGCCGGGATCCCCGGCGACCAGGCGCCGCTGATCCGGGTTCCGCGCGAGCCAGTACACGGCGTTCCCCAGGAGCTTCGTCGTCGTCTCGTTTCCGGCGATGATCATCAGGAAGAGGAAGGCCAGGATCTCCATGTCCTCGAGCCGGTCGCCATCGATCTCGGCCGTGAGCAGCGCCGCGGTGAGATCGTCCCGCGGGCGGGCGCGATGGTCGGCGACCAGCTGGGTGAAGTACGCCAGCAGGTGCATCGCCGCCTGCATGCCCGCGGGAGGCACGTCGGTCATGCCCTCCTCGCGGTGCACGACGGTATCGGCCCACTGGCGCAGCTGATCGCGATCCGGCTCCGGAACGCCGAGCATCTCGCTGATGACGTCCATCGGGAACTTGCCGGCGAAGTCCTTGATGAAGTCGCACTGCCCGCGCTCGATGAAGGCGTCGATGTGACGGTTCGCCAGCGCCCGGATGCGCGGCTCCAGCTCCGCGACGCGACGCGGCGTGAAGCCGCGCGACACCAGCGCCCGCATGCGCGTATGGCGGGGCGGATCCATCGCCAGGAACGACATCATCGCGTGCGCCCGCGGGTGCGAGGACGCGCGGTCGAGCGACACGCCGTTGCGATTGGAGAAGCGGGCCGGGTCACGGAAGGCCGCGAGCACGTCGGCGTGCCGCGACAAGGCCCAGAACTCGAGGCGGTCGTTCCGGTAGGCCGGCGCCTCGGTCCGCAGCGCGGCGTACGTCGGATACGGATCCTCGTGCATCTCGTAGGCGTAGGGATCGTACTCGACCATCGGTGCCGACGCGCTTACCACCATTTACATATTGCGCACAAGGCAAATTGAAACTAAGGTCCGCCCCCATGTCCACGCGTGCCGGCTTCGTCGGTCTCGGCTCGATCGGCCGTCCGATGGCGCGCCGCCTCTGCGGCGCCGGGCTCGCGACGACCGTCTACGACCTCGTGCCGGGGGCCGTCGCGGAGCTCGTGGCGGCGGGCGCGTCCGCCGCCGCGTCGGCGCGCGCGGTCGCCGCCGCGTCGGACGTCGTCGGCGTATGCGTCCGCGACGACGCCGACGTCCGGGCGGTCGTGCTCGGCGACGATGGTCTGCTCGCCGGCGCGGCTCCGGGGTCCATCATCGCCATCCACAGCACGATCCTCCCGCGCACCATCCGCGAGCTCGGCGGCGCGGCGCGCGCGCGCGGCGTCGGGCTGGTGGACGCCTGCGTCACGGGCGGTCCGACCGGCGCCGAGCAGGGCCGGCTAACCTACATGGTGGGCGGCGACGCCGCGGACGTCGAGCGCTGCCGACCGGTCTTCACGACCGCCGCGCGTTCCATCGTGACCACCGGAGAGCTCGGCACCGGAGCGGCCACCAAGCTCTGCAACAACCTGATGACGTACCTCGGCTTCCTCGCGGCGTTCGAGGCGACGACGCTCGCGCGCGCCGCCGGCCTCGCGACGAGCGCCTTCGAGGAGGTCACCCGCAGCAACGGCAACCTGACCGAGCAGATGCAAGCGTTCCTCATGCTGCACCGGCTTTCCGCCGAGCAGCGCCGCGAGCCGGACTTCCAGCGGATGCTACGCGGTTACACCACGCTCGCCGAAAAGGACCTCGCCGTGACGCTCGCTTTCGCGCGCGAGCACGGCGTCGCGCTGCCGGGCACGGGCCTGTGCCAGCAGGTGATGGCGCGCGTCTACGGCCTCGAGGACCCCAAGCGCCGCTGAGCGCGGCACGGAGGTAGCCATGTCCGATCCGGATCGCCGTACAGCCGGCCTCGCGAGGTTCGACGAGGTGATGCGCTTCACCCCGCCCGACATGCCGGGCGACGTCTTCCTCGACGCGACGATCGAGCATCTCTTCGGCGCCGTGTGGTCCCGACCGGGGCTCGGCGTCCGCGAGCGCCGCCTCGTCACGCTCACCATCCTCATGGGCCTGGGGAACGAGATGACACTCCGGCTCCACTTCGGCGCGGCGATGAAGAGCGGTGACCTCAGCGACGCCGAGATCGACGAGCTGATCCTGCACGTCGCGCACTACGGCGGCTGGCCGCAGGCTGCGATCGCCTCGCAGGTGGTACGCCAGCTGCGCGCAGAGCGCATCTGACCGCCATGCGCGCCGTTCGCGCGCGGCGGGGCGGAGCCTCGGCGCCGCGCGTCCGACGGTCGCACGCCGAGCGCAGCGCCACGACGCGCGCCCGCATCATCGCGGCCGTCGTCGACGTGATCGCGCGCGACGGATTCCAGGGCTTGACCGCGCAGCAGGTCGCCGCCCGCTCCGGCATGACGTGGGGCGCCGTACAGCACCACTTCGGCGGCAAGGATTCGCTGCTCCTGGCGGTGCTGGAGGATTCCTTCGCGCGCTTCGCGGAGCGCGCCGAGCGCGCGCCGCTCGCAGGGCGAGGCCTCGCCGCCCGGGCCGCGCTCTTCGTCGATCTCGCCTGGGATCACTTCCGGAGCCGCCAGTATCGGGCGACCTTCGAGATCCTGCTGAACCACCTGGGTCGCGACAAGCATCGGAGCGCCGGCAACTGGCGGGTCGAGATGTCGCGGGGGTGGGATCGCGTCTGGTCGCGCATCTTCGCCGACGCGAAGCTGCCGCGGAAACGGAGCCTCGTGCTCCAGCACTTCACGCTTTCGGCCCTCTCAGGGCTCGCGGCGACCCTCATGCTGCAAGGCGCGGACGCCGAGCTGCTGCGCGGCGAACTCGACGTCCTGAAGGCGACGCTGCGGCGTGAGCTGGCCGCGGGCTAGCGAATCGTCACCGCCGCGTTCGAGATCACCAGCGCGTCGCGCTCCTTCGCTTTGCACTCGAGGAGGATCGTGTCGCCCTCCTTCCAGTACGACGTGACGTAGGTCTCGCCCGGAAACGCGACCCCGGCAAAGCGTGCCTGGTAACGCGCGACCTTGGCCACGTCGCCGTCCAGCACGTGGTCGACGATCGCCTTCAGCGTGATCCCATACGAGCAGAGCCCATGGATGATCGGACGGTCGAAGCCGCCCATCGCCGCGAAATCCGGGTCCGCGTGCAGCGGATTCTTGTCGCCGTTCAGGCGATACAACAGTGCTTGCTGTGGAAAGCTCGGCGATTCGATCACGCCATCCGGGGGGCGCTGTGGCGCGACGTTGCCGGTCTTGGGTCCGGGAGGGCCGCCGAACCCGCCCTCGCCGCGGAGGAAGAGAGCCATGCGATTCGTGAAGAGCGGCGTGCCGCTCGCGTCCTTGGCATGAACCTCGAGGATCGCGACCGCGGCTTTGCCCTTGTCGTAGACGTCGGCGACCTTCATCTGGCCGGTGACGCCCTCGGCGGACGGCGGCAACGGGTTGTGGATCTCGACGTCCTGCTCGCCGTGCAGCAGCATGAACGGATTGAACTCGAGGCCGGGCATGTTGAGGATGTCGCCCATCGGACGGAACTTCACGACCACCGCGAACGACGGCAACACCTTCAAGCTCTTCTCGTAGGTGTACGCGAGCTCGTTGGCATCGGTCGGCGGAACGCCGGCGCCGATACCCAGGTGGTAGAGGATCACGTCGTCGTTTCCCCACGACGCTTTACCGGTGGGAAACGTAGCGGCCATGGCCTTCGCGCGGTCGATCGGCATAGGTCGGGCTGAGTAGTACGATTCGCCGGCGGCGCACAAGAGCGGACCGTGCTTTGCACTGCCGAAGGTCCTTTGCTAGCTCCGCCGGATGACCACGCGGTCCGCCCTCCACACGCGTATCTGCGATCTTCTCGGCGTCCGCTACCCGATCGTGCAAACGGGCATGGGGTGGGTCTCGGGCGCAGAGCTGACGGCGGCGACGAGCGCCGCGGGCGGGTTCGGCATCCTCGCCGCCGCCACGATGACGGAGGACGAGCTTGACGCGGCGATCCGCGCCGTCCGCGACCGTACCGACGCGCCCTTCGGCGTCAACATGCGCGCCGACCAACAGGGGGTGGAGCGGACCGCCGATCTCGTGATCCGCCACCGGGTCACGCTCGCGAGCTTCGCCGGACCCCCGAAGCGCGACCTCATCGCGCGATTGCGGGACGGCGGCGTGCTCACGATGCCGACGATCGGCGCGCCGCGCCATGCGGCGAAGATGGCCGAATGGGGCGTCGACGCGGTGATCGCGCAGGGCCACGAGGGCGGCGGCCACACCGGGCCGATTCCGACGTCACTGCTGCTGCCCGCCGCGTGCCGCGCGACGGACATTCCCGTGCTCGGCGCCGGCGGCTTCAATAGCGGCCGCGGCCTGGTCGCGGCCCTGGCCTACGGCGCGGCGGGGATCGCCATGGGTACGCGCTTCCTCCTCACCAAGGAAAGCACCGTGCCCGACCACATCAAGGCGCAATACCTGCGCGCGAGCCTCACCGACACCGTCGTCACGCACGCCATCGACGGCGCCCCGCAGCGCGTCATTCGCACGCCGGTGATCGACCGGCTGGAGCGCGTCAATCCGCTCCTGCGGCTGCCGCGAGCGCTCGCGAACGCGCTCGGACTTCGCCACCTGACCAAGACCTCCCTCCTCGATTTCGCCAAGGAGGGGCTCGCCATGCGGAAGAGCCGCGAGCTCACCTGGTCGCAGCTGGCGATGGCGGCGAACGCGCCGATGCTGACCCGCGCCAGCATGGTCGACGGCAAGCTCGAGGTCGGCATCCTGCCGACGGGACAGGTCGTGGGCGTGATCGACGAGCTGCCGGGCGTCGCCGACGTCCTCGCGGAGATCATGCGCGAGGCCGACGAAACCCTGGCGCGCCTCGCCGGCGAGGACGTCGTCGCCGCTCCGCGACGGGAGCGCGCCTGACCGTGGACGCGCGTTTCTCTCCGGCCGACGAGGCGTTCCGCGACGAGGTCCGCGCCTGGCTCGACGAGAACCTCGTCGGCGAGTTCGCGGCGCTCCGCGGGCGCGGCGGCTCGGGCGACCTCGCCGGCGCGGTCGACGTGCGTCGCGCGTGGGAGAAGAAGCTCGCCGACGGCGGCTGGACCTGCGTCGGCTGGCCGAAGGAATGGGGCGGCCGCGGGCTCGAACTCAGTCGGGAGGTCATCTTCAACGAGGAGTACGCGCGGGCGCGGGCGCCCGGCCGGCTCGGCCATATCGGCGAGACCCTCCTCGGACCGACACTCATAGCCTTCGGCACGCAGGCCCAGAAGGAGCGCTTCCTGCCGCCGATCGTCCGCACCGAGGAGCTCTGGTGCCAGGGGTACTCGGAGCCGAACGCCGGCTCGGACCTCGGCAACGTCCAGTGCCGGGCCGAGCGCCACGATGATCAGTGGATCGTGACCGGCCAGAAGGTCTGGACCTCGCTCGCCACGATCTCCGACTGGTGCTTCGTGCTCTGCCGCACCGACCCGACGGCCCCGAAGCATCAAGGCATCACCTACCTCCTCGTGCCGATGAAGCAGCCGGGCGTCGAGGTGCGACCCATCCGCCAGATCACCGGCACCGCCGAGTTCTGCGAGGTCTTCTTCGACGGGGCACGCACCGACGCCGCGCACGTCGTCGGAGAGGTGAACGGAGGCTGGCAGGTCGCCATGGGCACGCTCGCCTTCGAGCGCGGCGCGTCCACCCTCGGCCAGCAGATGATGTTCGCGATCGAGCTCGACCAGGTGATCGCGGCCGCCAAGGCCAACGGCGCCGCACGGGATCCCGTCATCCGCCAGCGCATCGCCGACGCGTGGATCGGCCTCAGGATCATGCGCTACAACGCGCTCCGCATCCTCACCGCCGCGGAGGGCGGCGCCGCGCTCAGCCGGGAGGCGCTGGTGACGAAGCTCTTCTGGGCGACCTGGCACCGCGATCTCGGGAAGCTCGCCGTCGACGTGCTCGGAGCGCGCGCCGAGATCCGCACGGCGGGCGCGATCGACGACTACGAGGTCGACGAGCTGCAGCGCCTCTTCCTCTGGACCCGCGCCGACACCATCTACGCCGGCACCAACCAGATCCAGCGCAACATCATCGCGGAGCGCGCTCTCGGCATGCCGCGCGAGCCGCGCTTCGAGAGCAAACGATAGCCGTGGCTCCCCCCCCGCCTCCCTGCCCGTCCGGCCACGCGCTCCTCGCCGGCAAGACGGTCCTCGTCACCGCTGCCGCCGGCACCGGCATCGGGTTCGCCACGGCGAAGCGCTGCGCCGAAGAGGGGGCGATCGTCGTCATCAGCGACCAGCACGAGCGCCGCCTCGCGGAAGCCGCGGAGCGGATCGCGCCGATCATGGGGCGCCCTCCGACGACCGTCGCCTGTGACGTGACGATCGAAGCGCAAGTCCAGCGCATGGTCGACGCCGCGATCGCCGAGACCGGCCGGCTCGACGTCCTCGTCAACAACGCCGGCCTCGGCGGCACCGCGAACCTCGTCGACATGACCGACGAGCAGTGGCTGAAGGTCCTCGACGTCACGCTCACCTCGGCGTTCCGCTGCACGCGCGCCGCCTTTCGCCACATGTTGCCGCGCGCGGCGGGCGTGATCGTCAACAACGCGAGCGTGCTCGGCTGGCGCGCGCAGGCAGGCCAGGCGCACTACGCGGCCGCCAAAGCGGGCGTCATGGCGCTCACGCGCTGCGCCGCGATCGAGGCGGCTCCGGCCGGCGTACGCGTGAACGCGGTCGCACCGAGCCTGGCGCTGCACCCGTTCCTGCAGAAGAGCGCTCCGAAGGATCTCCTCGACGAGCTCGAGACCCGCGAAGCCTTCGGCCGCGCCGCCGAGCCGTGGGAGGTCGCGAACGTGATCGTCTTCCTCGCGAGCGACTACTCGACCTACATGACCGGCGAGATCGTCTCGGTGAGCTCGCAGCACCCGTAGACCCGTTGACGCATCCGTCGGGGCCCGAGGTATGCCGGGCGCGACGCCACCCCGGGGATCCCGCGCCGAGCGCTCGCCCGGCGCTTGACGTGAACGTGGAGAAGGCTCTAAGATTGAAGCTGCCTCCAGGAATCGCATGAACGCCGCCGTCGCACAGATCCCCGTGGAAGGCCGCCGAGAGCGGAAGAAGCGCGAGCTCCGCCTGCGCATCTATCAGCAGGCGCAGGAGCTCTTCCTCGGCCAGGGCTTCGAGGCCACGACCGTCGAGCAGATCGCCGCCGCGGCGGACATCGCCCCGGCCACCTTCTTCAATCATTTCCAGAGCAAGCACGCGCTGCTCGGCGAGATGACGATCGAGGTCTTCGACCACCTCCAAAACCTCATCGAACAGTACCTTCTGCGGCCCGGAAGCGCCCAGGACCGCCTCGCGGGCTTCGCGGAGCACGCGGCGCAGGACGCTTCGGCGGCGCGCGGCGTCGCCCGCGACCTCGTCTTCGAGCTGATGCGGACGCGGGGCCGACCGGGCGAGCCCCCGCCCTACCTCGAGCGGATCTTCGCGCCGATCGTGAAGACGCTCCGCGAAGGCCAACGCAGCGGGGAGGTCCGCACGGATCTCGACGCCGCCTTTCTCGCCGAGATGGTCCTCGGCGCTCTGAACGCTCCGTTCATCAATTGGATGAACGATCCCGACTACCCCCTCGAACAACGGTTCCGGCAGGCAGCGGTCTTCATCGGCGAGGCCATTCGCCCGACGGCCGCGCGCCCGCGCCGGAAGACTCGGTGACCGACATGTACAGCGACATCGACATCCTCGACGCGAAGATCTGGGGCGTCGGCGCCCACGAGCGGTTCCGCTGGCTTCGCGAGAACGATCCCGTGCACTGGGACGCGAAGAACGCGATCTGGGCCCTGTCCAAATATGCCGACGTCGTCTATGCCTCCAAGCACAACGAGATCTTCTGCTCGGGCGAAGGCACCCGACCGAACATGCCGACCAAGCTCTCCATCGTCGACATGGACGAGCCGCGCCACGGCCAGCTGCGGAACCTGATCAACCAAGGCTTCAAGCCGCGCCGGGTCGGAGAGATCACCGACCGCTTCCGCGCCTTCACCATCGAAACGCTCGACAGGCTGGCGCCGAAGGGCGAGTGCGACTTCGTGCGCGACATCGCGGTGCCGATGCCGATCGAGGTGATCGCCGACCTGATCGGCATCCCCAAGACCGATCGCAACAAGCTCCACCACTGGTCGGACACGATGATCGCGAGCGACGGCAACTACGACGACATCGAGACCATGCAGCGCGCCGCGAACGCCTTCGCCGAGTACGTCGCGTACATCGAGGACACGATCGAGTCGCGCCGGAAGGAGCCCAAGGACGATCTCGTGAGCGTGCTCGTCCACGCGCGCGACGGCGGCCTCCTCGGTGAGACGGAGGTCGTCGACGCGACGAAGCTGCCTTCCGAGCATGCGATGGAGATGGCGAAGGACGAGCTCACGATGTTCCTCGTGACGCTCCTCATCGCCGGCAACGAGACCACCCGCAACGCCCTGACCGGCGGGATGAGCCAGCTCATCGAGAACCCCGGCGAGAAGCAGAAGCTGATCGACGATCCGAAGCTCATTCCGACCGCCGTCGAGGAGATCGTGCGCCACGTCTCGCCGGTGCAGAACTTCGCCCGGACGGCGACCCAGGACACGGAGCTCCGCGGTCGCGCGATCAAGAAGGGCGAGAAGATCCTGCTCATGTACCCGTCGGCGAACCGCGACGAGGAGGTCTTCACGGATCCGGACGCCTTCCGGGTCGATCGCGATCCGAATCCGCACGTCGGCTTCGGCATCGGCAACCATTTCTGCCTCGGTGCGAACCTCGCCCGCATGGAGATCCGGGTCATGCTCGAGGAGATCCTGAAGCGCATGCCCGACATCGCGTACGCGGACGGACCGCCGAAGACGCACCCGTCCCTGCTGGTGCGGTCGTTCACGCACATGCCGGTCAAGTTCACCCGCAAGGCCTGACGCCCGAAGCCGAACGGGACGACACGCGGCGTTCGCCGACCTGCCGCGACGTACGCTGGCCCGGCGCGCGGTCCGGGTGTCGTCCCTCCTCGTCCTGCCGGGCGACCGCGCTCAGGGCACGGTCAGCTGCAGTTCCGGTTGCGTGAAGGCGGCCGGACCCGGGAATCCCGCGACGGTGTTCGTCGCCGCATTGTCGCCCGCGATGCAGTAGATGCCGACGCTCACACCCTCGGGCGTGTGCGGCGCACCTTGCCGCACGATGCCGGAGTTCACGAAACAGGCGCGCTTCTTCGCGATGCAGGTCTCGTCCGGCCGACAGTAGGGGCAGGTCGGCGGCGCGCAGTCGCTGGCCGACGA
The window above is part of the Deltaproteobacteria bacterium genome. Proteins encoded here:
- a CDS encoding cytochrome P450, coding for MVVSASAPMVEYDPYAYEMHEDPYPTYAALRTEAPAYRNDRLEFWALSRHADVLAAFRDPARFSNRNGVSLDRASSHPRAHAMMSFLAMDPPRHTRMRALVSRGFTPRRVAELEPRIRALANRHIDAFIERGQCDFIKDFAGKFPMDVISEMLGVPEPDRDQLRQWADTVVHREEGMTDVPPAGMQAAMHLLAYFTQLVADHRARPRDDLTAALLTAEIDGDRLEDMEILAFLFLMIIAGNETTTKLLGNAVYWLARNPDQRRLVAGDPGMIPRWVEETLRYDGSTQALARTVTGDVELHGRRLRDGDRLVLLVGSANRDERVFPHADRYDLTRDTSAMLSFGHGTHFCLGASLARLEGRVALEEVQRRFPDFAIEPVGMVRVHSVNVRGFASLPVTFTPGRGGCG
- a CDS encoding NAD(P)-dependent oxidoreductase, producing the protein MSTRAGFVGLGSIGRPMARRLCGAGLATTVYDLVPGAVAELVAAGASAAASARAVAAASDVVGVCVRDDADVRAVVLGDDGLLAGAAPGSIIAIHSTILPRTIRELGGAARARGVGLVDACVTGGPTGAEQGRLTYMVGGDAADVERCRPVFTTAARSIVTTGELGTGAATKLCNNLMTYLGFLAAFEATTLARAAGLATSAFEEVTRSNGNLTEQMQAFLMLHRLSAEQRREPDFQRMLRGYTTLAEKDLAVTLAFAREHGVALPGTGLCQQVMARVYGLEDPKRR
- a CDS encoding carboxymuconolactone decarboxylase family protein — encoded protein: MSDPDRRTAGLARFDEVMRFTPPDMPGDVFLDATIEHLFGAVWSRPGLGVRERRLVTLTILMGLGNEMTLRLHFGAAMKSGDLSDAEIDELILHVAHYGGWPQAAIASQVVRQLRAERI
- a CDS encoding TetR/AcrR family transcriptional regulator; amino-acid sequence: MRAVRARRGGASAPRVRRSHAERSATTRARIIAAVVDVIARDGFQGLTAQQVAARSGMTWGAVQHHFGGKDSLLLAVLEDSFARFAERAERAPLAGRGLAARAALFVDLAWDHFRSRQYRATFEILLNHLGRDKHRSAGNWRVEMSRGWDRVWSRIFADAKLPRKRSLVLQHFTLSALSGLAATLMLQGADAELLRGELDVLKATLRRELAAG
- a CDS encoding MaoC family dehydratase N-terminal domain-containing protein, with the translated sequence MPIDRAKAMAATFPTGKASWGNDDVILYHLGIGAGVPPTDANELAYTYEKSLKVLPSFAVVVKFRPMGDILNMPGLEFNPFMLLHGEQDVEIHNPLPPSAEGVTGQMKVADVYDKGKAAVAILEVHAKDASGTPLFTNRMALFLRGEGGFGGPPGPKTGNVAPQRPPDGVIESPSFPQQALLYRLNGDKNPLHADPDFAAMGGFDRPIIHGLCSYGITLKAIVDHVLDGDVAKVARYQARFAGVAFPGETYVTSYWKEGDTILLECKAKERDALVISNAAVTIR
- a CDS encoding nitronate monooxygenase, with amino-acid sequence MTTRSALHTRICDLLGVRYPIVQTGMGWVSGAELTAATSAAGGFGILAAATMTEDELDAAIRAVRDRTDAPFGVNMRADQQGVERTADLVIRHRVTLASFAGPPKRDLIARLRDGGVLTMPTIGAPRHAAKMAEWGVDAVIAQGHEGGGHTGPIPTSLLLPAACRATDIPVLGAGGFNSGRGLVAALAYGAAGIAMGTRFLLTKESTVPDHIKAQYLRASLTDTVVTHAIDGAPQRVIRTPVIDRLERVNPLLRLPRALANALGLRHLTKTSLLDFAKEGLAMRKSRELTWSQLAMAANAPMLTRASMVDGKLEVGILPTGQVVGVIDELPGVADVLAEIMREADETLARLAGEDVVAAPRRERA
- a CDS encoding acyl-CoA dehydrogenase family protein — encoded protein: MDARFSPADEAFRDEVRAWLDENLVGEFAALRGRGGSGDLAGAVDVRRAWEKKLADGGWTCVGWPKEWGGRGLELSREVIFNEEYARARAPGRLGHIGETLLGPTLIAFGTQAQKERFLPPIVRTEELWCQGYSEPNAGSDLGNVQCRAERHDDQWIVTGQKVWTSLATISDWCFVLCRTDPTAPKHQGITYLLVPMKQPGVEVRPIRQITGTAEFCEVFFDGARTDAAHVVGEVNGGWQVAMGTLAFERGASTLGQQMMFAIELDQVIAAAKANGAARDPVIRQRIADAWIGLRIMRYNALRILTAAEGGAALSREALVTKLFWATWHRDLGKLAVDVLGARAEIRTAGAIDDYEVDELQRLFLWTRADTIYAGTNQIQRNIIAERALGMPREPRFESKR
- a CDS encoding SDR family oxidoreductase, with translation MAPPPPPCPSGHALLAGKTVLVTAAAGTGIGFATAKRCAEEGAIVVISDQHERRLAEAAERIAPIMGRPPTTVACDVTIEAQVQRMVDAAIAETGRLDVLVNNAGLGGTANLVDMTDEQWLKVLDVTLTSAFRCTRAAFRHMLPRAAGVIVNNASVLGWRAQAGQAHYAAAKAGVMALTRCAAIEAAPAGVRVNAVAPSLALHPFLQKSAPKDLLDELETREAFGRAAEPWEVANVIVFLASDYSTYMTGEIVSVSSQHP
- a CDS encoding TetR/AcrR family transcriptional regulator; this encodes MNAAVAQIPVEGRRERKKRELRLRIYQQAQELFLGQGFEATTVEQIAAAADIAPATFFNHFQSKHALLGEMTIEVFDHLQNLIEQYLLRPGSAQDRLAGFAEHAAQDASAARGVARDLVFELMRTRGRPGEPPPYLERIFAPIVKTLREGQRSGEVRTDLDAAFLAEMVLGALNAPFINWMNDPDYPLEQRFRQAAVFIGEAIRPTAARPRRKTR
- a CDS encoding cytochrome P450 codes for the protein MTDMYSDIDILDAKIWGVGAHERFRWLRENDPVHWDAKNAIWALSKYADVVYASKHNEIFCSGEGTRPNMPTKLSIVDMDEPRHGQLRNLINQGFKPRRVGEITDRFRAFTIETLDRLAPKGECDFVRDIAVPMPIEVIADLIGIPKTDRNKLHHWSDTMIASDGNYDDIETMQRAANAFAEYVAYIEDTIESRRKEPKDDLVSVLVHARDGGLLGETEVVDATKLPSEHAMEMAKDELTMFLVTLLIAGNETTRNALTGGMSQLIENPGEKQKLIDDPKLIPTAVEEIVRHVSPVQNFARTATQDTELRGRAIKKGEKILLMYPSANRDEEVFTDPDAFRVDRDPNPHVGFGIGNHFCLGANLARMEIRVMLEEILKRMPDIAYADGPPKTHPSLLVRSFTHMPVKFTRKA